A DNA window from Natronogracilivirga saccharolytica contains the following coding sequences:
- a CDS encoding cation diffusion facilitator family transporter, with protein MSGNNRSKRAIHISLVVSVVVFGIKFTAFVITGANSVLSDAAESFVHVFAVGFSAFGIHLSQKPPDEDHRYGHDRISFFSVGAEGMLILIAALTICYQSVKSLITGVEVFHIQTGAGIIFLSALINLVLGIWLVRTGKKENNMILIGNGKHTLTDVYTSAGVLITLFLISTTGLMFLDAVVAMAIAAYISIEGYKLVGYAIKGLMDKTDEDTDRKIRNVLAAESGRDITGWHDLRHRSTGNTYWVDFHLLFRKGIDLEDAHRQATILERKVMDALDEENVIVTIHLEPEGADVAHHKKLRDNYSDNRDS; from the coding sequence ATGTCCGGCAATAACAGAAGCAAAAGAGCGATTCACATCAGCCTGGTTGTATCGGTTGTGGTATTCGGAATAAAATTTACCGCATTTGTGATTACCGGTGCCAATAGTGTGCTGTCTGATGCCGCTGAAAGTTTCGTTCATGTTTTTGCAGTAGGTTTTTCAGCATTCGGGATTCATTTGAGTCAAAAACCCCCGGATGAGGATCACCGGTACGGTCATGACAGGATCTCATTTTTTTCAGTCGGAGCCGAAGGGATGCTCATCCTCATCGCGGCGCTGACCATTTGCTATCAGTCCGTCAAAAGTCTGATCACAGGAGTTGAAGTCTTTCACATTCAGACCGGTGCCGGCATCATTTTTCTTTCCGCCCTTATCAACCTGGTACTTGGTATCTGGCTGGTTCGTACGGGGAAAAAGGAAAACAACATGATCCTGATCGGGAACGGCAAACATACGCTGACGGATGTTTATACAAGTGCCGGTGTGTTGATTACGCTTTTTCTGATTTCCACAACCGGCCTTATGTTTCTGGATGCGGTTGTGGCCATGGCCATTGCCGCATATATATCCATTGAGGGATACAAACTGGTGGGGTACGCCATCAAAGGTTTGATGGATAAAACGGATGAGGATACTGACAGAAAAATCAGGAATGTGCTGGCTGCCGAGTCCGGGCGCGATATTACCGGGTGGCATGATCTCCGGCACCGCAGCACGGGGAATACTTATTGGGTTGATTTTCATTTGCTGTTCAGAAAGGGGATAGACCTGGAAGATGCCCACCGTCAGGCAACCATACTGGAGCGGAAAGTAATGGATGCGCTGGATGAAGAAAATGTCATTGTTACCATTCATCTGGAGCCTGAAGGTGCAGACGTCGCCCATCATAAAAAACTCAGAGACAATTATTCGGATAACCGTGACAGCTGA
- a CDS encoding glycogen/starch/alpha-glucan phosphorylase, translating into MIKLNDDITKAMDAESLKLDIQRHLRFTLAKSKYSTTKWDKFRSVALTALDRLHDRWIDTQEHYYDVDAKRVYYISMEFLMGRLLDNMLVNLDILDEVKEALDELGLDYDEVKENEFDAGLGNGGLGRLAACFLDSMATMGIPGYGYGIRYDYGIFHQQIRNGYQIEKPDMWLQFGNPWDVVRPKVLYPVDFYGESVPYTDSDGQLRFKWVNTQSVNALAFDTPVPGYKNDIVNNLRLWKASSSKAIDFQSFSQGEYIDAVRDSQLQENISRVLYPNDKVFVGQELRLKQEYFLVSATLQDILRRFKKVHNDWRKLPDKVAIQCNDTHPNLAIPELMRVLMDYEGLDWETSWDITRKTINYTNHTVLPEALETWPVPLMRNLLPRHLQIIYEINKRFLNDVRDTFGHDVNKVRRMSIISEGEKPAVQMATLGIVGSNKVNGVARLHTELIKKTIFKDFYELYPDKFINMTNGITPRRWLKQCNPRLSELISEQIGDSWITDLNQLKKIDKLADSKAFRKKFTDVKHQNKKDLIAFIEAEYGISLEPDSIFDIQIKRIHEYKRQLLVALHTAMLYNRIKANPDAEFQPRTVLFSGKAAPGYTMAKLQIKLINSIAEKINNDPDTKGKLSCLFLENYTVSLAERLIPAADLSEQTSTAGMEASGTGNMKFALNGALTIGTLDGANIEIREEVGEDNIFIFGLTDEEVEQKRREGYNPRDYYDSIPELQQVLNQIRDGFFEPDEPELFHPIIRNLLDEGDYFMVLADFESYTKQQQEVEKLYKDQAKWIKKAIHNVARVGKFSSDRTILEYSKQIWDCEQISLPKDRTSQKNGNNKKRKVSKQKA; encoded by the coding sequence ATGATCAAACTGAACGATGACATCACCAAGGCAATGGATGCCGAGTCCCTGAAACTGGATATCCAGCGGCACTTGCGCTTCACCCTGGCCAAATCCAAATACTCCACGACGAAATGGGACAAATTTCGAAGTGTTGCATTAACGGCGCTGGACAGACTCCATGACCGGTGGATCGACACCCAGGAGCACTATTACGATGTCGATGCCAAGCGTGTCTACTATATTTCGATGGAGTTTCTGATGGGCCGGCTGCTTGACAACATGCTTGTCAACCTTGACATACTTGATGAGGTCAAAGAAGCCCTTGATGAGCTCGGGCTGGATTACGATGAAGTCAAGGAAAACGAATTTGATGCCGGACTTGGAAACGGCGGGCTGGGAAGACTTGCGGCCTGCTTTCTCGACTCCATGGCAACCATGGGTATTCCCGGATACGGATATGGCATACGGTATGATTACGGAATTTTCCACCAGCAGATAAGAAACGGCTACCAGATTGAGAAGCCCGACATGTGGCTTCAATTTGGCAATCCCTGGGATGTCGTAAGACCCAAAGTCCTTTACCCTGTAGACTTTTACGGAGAATCTGTCCCGTATACCGATTCTGACGGACAGCTTCGTTTCAAGTGGGTTAACACTCAGTCGGTGAATGCCCTGGCATTCGACACGCCTGTGCCCGGATACAAAAATGATATTGTCAACAACCTCCGCCTCTGGAAGGCCAGTTCATCCAAGGCCATCGATTTTCAGTCATTCAGCCAGGGTGAATACATTGATGCGGTTCGGGATTCCCAGCTGCAGGAAAATATCTCCCGAGTTCTTTATCCCAATGACAAGGTGTTTGTCGGGCAGGAGCTGCGTCTGAAGCAGGAGTACTTCCTGGTTTCTGCCACACTGCAGGATATACTCAGAAGGTTCAAAAAAGTTCATAACGACTGGAGGAAGCTTCCGGACAAAGTTGCCATTCAGTGCAACGACACCCATCCCAACCTGGCCATTCCTGAACTGATGCGGGTCCTGATGGATTACGAAGGGCTCGACTGGGAGACCTCATGGGATATTACCAGAAAAACGATCAACTATACCAACCATACGGTCTTGCCTGAGGCGCTTGAAACCTGGCCTGTGCCTCTTATGCGCAATCTGCTGCCGCGGCACCTGCAGATCATTTATGAAATCAACAAACGATTCCTGAATGATGTCCGCGATACTTTCGGTCATGACGTAAACAAAGTCAGAAGAATGTCCATCATCAGCGAAGGTGAAAAGCCTGCCGTTCAGATGGCCACTCTTGGTATTGTCGGATCCAACAAGGTCAACGGTGTGGCTAGGCTGCATACCGAGCTGATCAAAAAGACCATTTTCAAAGATTTCTACGAGCTGTACCCGGACAAATTCATCAACATGACGAACGGGATCACCCCGAGGCGCTGGCTCAAGCAGTGCAATCCCAGGCTATCCGAACTGATCTCGGAGCAGATCGGTGACAGTTGGATTACCGATCTCAACCAGCTCAAGAAAATCGACAAGCTTGCGGACTCCAAAGCGTTCCGCAAAAAATTCACCGATGTCAAGCATCAGAACAAAAAAGATCTGATTGCTTTCATTGAAGCTGAGTACGGGATTTCTCTTGAGCCGGATTCCATATTTGATATCCAGATCAAGCGGATACACGAATACAAGCGCCAGCTTCTTGTTGCTTTGCATACGGCCATGCTTTATAACCGGATCAAAGCCAATCCTGATGCTGAGTTCCAGCCCAGAACGGTCTTGTTCTCAGGCAAGGCAGCCCCCGGGTACACCATGGCCAAACTTCAGATCAAACTGATCAACTCCATTGCCGAGAAAATCAACAACGATCCTGATACCAAAGGCAAGCTTTCCTGTCTGTTCCTGGAGAACTATACCGTGTCACTTGCCGAAAGGCTTATACCGGCTGCTGATCTTTCAGAGCAGACCTCAACCGCAGGAATGGAGGCTTCAGGTACCGGAAACATGAAATTCGCCCTTAACGGTGCATTAACAATCGGAACCCTCGACGGTGCCAATATTGAAATCCGTGAAGAAGTCGGCGAAGATAATATTTTCATCTTCGGACTCACCGACGAAGAAGTGGAGCAAAAGCGCAGGGAAGGCTACAACCCCCGCGACTATTACGATTCCATCCCCGAGCTGCAGCAGGTTCTGAATCAGATCCGCGACGGTTTCTTTGAGCCGGATGAGCCCGAACTGTTCCACCCGATTATCCGCAATTTGCTGGATGAGGGAGACTACTTCATGGTTCTTGCCGACTTTGAGTCGTACACAAAGCAGCAGCAGGAGGTGGAGAAGCTGTACAAGGATCAGGCAAAATGGATTAAAAAAGCCATTCACAATGTCGCCCGGGTAGGCAAGTTTTCCTCGGACCGGACCATTCTTGAGTACAGCAAGCAAATATGGGATTGTGAGCAGATCTCCCTTCCCAAAGACCGGACTTCCCAAAAAAACGGGAACAACAAGAAACGAAAGGTTAGCAAGCAGAAAGCCTGA
- a CDS encoding sugar phosphate nucleotidyltransferase, which yields MKLIIPMAGRGTRLRPHSLLTPKPLLPVAGPTLIERIIRMFGKTINRPITEIAFILGDFGDEVEEQLAVMTRKFGAEPAFYHQKEALGTAHAIYCAAPSLDGEVIIAFADTLFELSGQVDLDNADSIIWLKKVRDPSQYGVAVRNGNRITRFVEKPQTPVSDLAIIGVYYFKEGERLKEELKHLLDNDIRGHKNEFDLTDAIDSLLQKKAVFRSADVKEWLDFGTLDAWLSSTAAVMDRFDPAKKTERTFPDTRIIQPCFIGDNVSISGSTIGPYATIGEGCTITDSTISNSIIRENAVVENCTLDKSTVGASTQLHSCNQQLHVGDFSVIKPPEKSSGKKQPAKK from the coding sequence ATGAAGCTCATTATTCCGATGGCAGGCCGGGGAACCCGGCTTCGTCCCCACTCGCTGTTAACACCCAAGCCGCTCCTGCCTGTTGCCGGACCCACACTCATTGAGCGCATCATCCGGATGTTCGGAAAAACCATCAACCGGCCCATTACAGAAATTGCTTTCATCCTCGGAGATTTCGGGGATGAAGTTGAGGAGCAGCTCGCTGTCATGACCCGAAAATTCGGCGCTGAACCGGCTTTTTATCATCAGAAGGAAGCGTTGGGCACGGCTCATGCTATTTACTGTGCTGCTCCTTCCCTTGACGGTGAAGTTATCATTGCCTTTGCAGACACCCTTTTTGAGCTGAGCGGACAGGTTGATCTCGACAATGCCGACAGCATCATCTGGCTGAAGAAAGTCCGGGACCCTTCGCAATACGGCGTAGCCGTGCGCAACGGTAACCGTATCACAAGGTTTGTCGAGAAACCACAAACCCCCGTATCTGATCTGGCCATCATAGGTGTCTATTATTTCAAGGAGGGAGAGCGCCTCAAAGAGGAGCTGAAACATCTGCTTGATAACGACATCCGGGGGCACAAGAATGAATTTGACCTGACGGATGCCATCGACAGTCTTTTGCAGAAGAAGGCTGTTTTCAGATCTGCTGATGTGAAGGAATGGCTTGATTTTGGTACACTGGATGCCTGGTTGTCTTCTACCGCTGCTGTAATGGATCGCTTCGATCCCGCAAAAAAAACGGAACGTACATTCCCGGATACACGCATTATACAGCCTTGTTTCATTGGTGACAATGTCAGCATCTCCGGAAGCACCATAGGTCCGTATGCTACAATCGGGGAAGGCTGCACCATTACCGACAGCACCATAAGCAACAGCATAATTCGGGAGAATGCCGTCGTGGAGAATTGTACGCTCGATAAATCCACAGTGGGTGCCTCAACACAGCTGCACTCCTGCAATCAACAGCTTCATGTCGGTGACTTCTCTGTTATCAAGCCTCCGGAAAAATCTTCCGGAAAAAAGCAGCCCGCAAAAAAATAG
- a CDS encoding CCA tRNA nucleotidyltransferase, translating into MENLNPSYKKLFQSISDAVAAIDQRVYVIGGFVRDYYLDRLSGGSAYDIDLVTVGSGIEAADAVAKKLGTTNVATYRRFGTARVTWNGFVLEFVGARKESYRHDSRKPAVEDGTLEDDQYRRDFTINALSWSLNPDDYGKLNDPFDGLGDLKKRLLRTPVDPDRTFSDDPLRMLRAIRFASQLHFNIEPDTRKGIERSAHRIGIISKERIIDELNKVVMSDQPSAGFRLLFETGLLDEFFPELSNLHGVEEAHGLRHKDNLWHTLKVLDNVAMVSDNLWLRWAAILHDIAKPATKRFDTRQGWTFHGHDALGAQMVPRIFRKLGLPMDDRMRYVKKLVRLHLRPIALVDEIVTDSAVRRLIFEAGDAIDDLMMLCRADITSKNDRKIRQFLKNFDHVEQRIAEVEEKDRMRNWKPPVDGNEIMEICDIPPGPLIGEIKSDIEEAILNGDIPNDREAALKYLHSIKDHYLEGHSSKETKS; encoded by the coding sequence TTGGAAAATCTCAACCCGTCATATAAAAAACTGTTTCAGTCCATATCCGATGCTGTTGCAGCCATCGATCAGCGCGTTTATGTCATCGGTGGTTTTGTCCGTGACTACTATCTTGACCGGCTCTCCGGTGGCAGCGCCTATGATATCGACCTGGTGACTGTCGGATCGGGTATCGAAGCGGCTGATGCTGTCGCAAAAAAACTCGGAACCACGAATGTGGCCACCTACAGGCGTTTTGGAACAGCGCGCGTCACCTGGAATGGTTTTGTTCTGGAGTTTGTGGGAGCCCGTAAAGAAAGTTATCGCCACGATTCACGCAAACCGGCCGTGGAAGACGGCACGCTTGAAGATGACCAGTACCGGCGCGACTTTACCATCAATGCACTGTCCTGGTCCCTGAACCCCGATGACTACGGCAAACTTAATGATCCCTTTGACGGACTTGGGGACCTGAAAAAACGCCTGCTCCGCACGCCGGTTGATCCGGACCGCACTTTTTCCGACGATCCGCTGCGCATGCTGCGGGCCATCCGGTTTGCCTCGCAGCTCCATTTCAACATCGAACCGGATACGAGAAAGGGCATCGAACGCTCGGCCCATCGCATCGGAATCATTTCCAAAGAACGGATCATTGATGAGCTGAACAAAGTCGTCATGTCCGACCAGCCTTCCGCAGGTTTCCGTCTGTTGTTTGAAACCGGGCTGCTCGATGAGTTTTTCCCGGAACTCTCCAACCTGCATGGCGTGGAAGAGGCACACGGCCTTCGCCATAAAGACAATCTCTGGCACACCCTGAAGGTGCTCGACAATGTTGCAATGGTATCTGACAATCTCTGGCTTCGATGGGCAGCCATACTGCATGACATTGCCAAGCCGGCAACCAAACGGTTTGACACCCGGCAGGGATGGACATTTCACGGTCATGATGCCCTTGGCGCTCAAATGGTGCCCCGGATTTTCCGTAAACTCGGACTGCCCATGGATGACCGTATGCGCTATGTTAAAAAACTCGTCAGACTGCATCTCCGCCCTATTGCCCTGGTTGATGAGATCGTTACCGACAGTGCCGTCAGAAGGCTGATATTTGAGGCCGGTGATGCCATAGACGACCTGATGATGTTATGCCGGGCGGATATTACCAGCAAAAATGACCGGAAAATCCGGCAGTTTCTTAAAAACTTCGACCATGTTGAACAGCGAATTGCCGAAGTTGAGGAAAAAGACCGGATGCGGAACTGGAAGCCGCCTGTGGATGGCAATGAAATCATGGAAATCTGCGATATCCCCCCGGGACCTCTGATCGGAGAAATCAAATCAGACATTGAAGAAGCCATTCTCAACGGTGACATTCCCAATGACCGCGAAGCCGCACTAAAATATTTGCATTCCATCAAGGATCATTATCTTGAGGGGCACTCTTCCAAAGAAACCAAATCCTAA
- a CDS encoding energy transducer TonB family protein, with amino-acid sequence MRRKLTPDELFGLLITVVMHLIMLLFALYMVIKPDQQERTAFIEVTLGEFQDGTIAEFSREEEEQPETRPDPVEAEPEVPEPEPEETPQPEPEPEEPARDVDLPDQEEEVESDEVVTTPDTEEIDPEQMAEQTEETEEQTAPDPAQQDEEEMEGEEEAGDIRGIRGRADADQGTETDQIRSAPYQLEWEGDFSREPQNQPLPRYVSETETVISVRFEVRPDGTVGQLIPRRRGDPDLEREVFRTLREWRFSRLPSNVPQESQYGTITFRFVLD; translated from the coding sequence ATGCGACGCAAACTCACCCCAGATGAATTATTCGGCTTGCTGATCACGGTAGTCATGCACCTGATCATGCTGCTGTTTGCTCTTTACATGGTCATCAAACCAGACCAGCAGGAGCGGACCGCCTTCATCGAAGTGACTCTTGGTGAGTTTCAGGATGGCACAATTGCCGAGTTTTCAAGGGAAGAGGAAGAGCAGCCGGAGACAAGACCCGATCCGGTGGAGGCAGAACCGGAAGTGCCGGAGCCCGAACCGGAAGAAACGCCTCAGCCGGAACCTGAGCCTGAGGAACCGGCCAGGGATGTCGACCTGCCCGATCAGGAAGAGGAGGTAGAATCTGACGAAGTGGTTACAACGCCCGACACCGAAGAGATCGATCCTGAGCAAATGGCGGAGCAAACCGAGGAGACCGAAGAACAGACCGCTCCGGATCCGGCTCAGCAGGATGAAGAAGAGATGGAAGGCGAAGAGGAAGCGGGGGACATCAGGGGTATTCGCGGCAGGGCTGATGCAGACCAGGGTACCGAAACGGACCAGATCCGTTCCGCTCCTTACCAACTGGAGTGGGAGGGCGACTTTAGTCGTGAGCCGCAAAACCAACCACTTCCAAGATATGTTTCAGAAACAGAAACGGTTATTTCTGTCCGGTTTGAAGTACGTCCGGACGGGACGGTAGGGCAACTCATACCCCGGAGAAGGGGAGATCCAGACCTTGAACGTGAAGTGTTCCGAACCCTGCGGGAATGGAGGTTCTCACGACTTCCCTCCAATGTCCCGCAAGAGTCTCAGTACGGAACCATAACGTTCCGCTTCGTTCTCGACTGA
- a CDS encoding ExbD/TolR family protein produces MNFRADNEVKKPMTLFAAAGLTDIVLLLLIFFLLTSSFVTNFGIRVDIPRAETAAVTEQHFINVTITNDGSFYVMGDPVTRANVASAIREQHSRHPQATLVVRADKNAIVDDAVHVMNVGKALNLSMMMATERASR; encoded by the coding sequence ATGAATTTTCGGGCAGACAATGAAGTAAAAAAGCCGATGACGCTTTTTGCAGCAGCCGGACTGACAGATATCGTTCTGCTCTTGCTGATTTTTTTCCTGCTGACATCGTCATTTGTGACAAATTTCGGAATCAGGGTTGATATTCCCAGAGCTGAAACCGCAGCTGTAACCGAACAGCATTTCATCAACGTCACCATAACAAATGACGGCAGTTTTTATGTAATGGGTGATCCGGTCACACGGGCCAATGTGGCTTCTGCCATTCGCGAACAGCACAGCAGGCACCCGCAGGCCACGCTTGTAGTGAGGGCTGATAAAAACGCCATAGTCGACGATGCCGTGCATGTGATGAATGTCGGAAAAGCGCTCAACCTCAGTATGATGATGGCTACAGAACGGGCCAGCAGATAA
- a CDS encoding UDP-N-acetylmuramoyl-tripeptide--D-alanyl-D-alanine ligase, translated as MIWYYTAIELFCWVVIFVMLRNAIYRGQYLLHIFQQNGYKINEFSRWLFRHWNTILFPVPHLALILVALIGVAYLEDWLTSTAVTVVLLIFSVFWFGSISQYDISAAKKPLVYTARMLRLTAVFSFFSVWIPLIGTSFAFYRGSLYPDAYSLIFTWVLASLLLPYLLVLGATVLYPLELFFQNRFKKKAATKIQNMPGLKVIAITGSYGKTSTKFLIDAVLKERYNVCTTPGSYNTPMGICKVINNDLQASHQILVLEMGARYEGNIDELCKIAQPDVAVITNIGVSHLESFGSVEAIAQTKSALIRHLKSGGTAILNGDDQKVRNMAGMRSDVEVIFTGLSPDHNHIRARDITYDENGCTFEMQVVSDKGVHDSSLRTGLQERISMSLLGEHSVMNALHAAAAGLIAGLRPATVRIGLSKAAPVEHRLELKKRNGVLVIDDAFNSNPVGARNAVSVLSSFRAGKKYVITPGMIELGDRQDEENREFGKWMAKHPPDHVFLVGQNQTRPVFEGLTLGGYPEGNITVVSSLNEANSKLQQKLKAGDVVLYENDLPDSYSE; from the coding sequence TTGATCTGGTATTACACGGCTATAGAGCTTTTTTGCTGGGTTGTCATCTTTGTAATGCTTCGGAATGCTATTTACAGAGGACAATACCTCCTTCACATATTTCAGCAAAACGGTTATAAAATCAATGAGTTCAGCAGGTGGCTTTTTCGTCACTGGAATACCATTCTGTTTCCGGTACCTCATCTGGCGCTGATACTGGTAGCACTGATTGGTGTTGCCTACCTTGAGGACTGGCTGACATCCACCGCGGTTACTGTTGTGCTGCTGATTTTCTCCGTTTTCTGGTTCGGAAGCATATCTCAGTATGATATTTCTGCTGCCAAAAAACCGCTGGTTTATACCGCCAGAATGCTGCGTCTTACAGCTGTTTTTTCATTTTTTTCCGTATGGATCCCTCTCATAGGGACGTCATTTGCCTTTTACAGGGGCAGTCTCTATCCGGATGCCTATTCTCTTATATTCACCTGGGTTCTGGCAAGTCTGCTGCTTCCCTACCTGCTTGTGCTTGGAGCCACGGTCTTATATCCGCTGGAGTTGTTTTTTCAGAATCGATTCAAGAAAAAAGCAGCAACAAAGATACAAAACATGCCCGGTCTTAAGGTGATCGCCATCACCGGCAGCTACGGGAAAACGAGCACAAAGTTTCTGATCGACGCTGTTCTCAAGGAGCGCTACAATGTCTGTACAACACCGGGCAGTTACAATACCCCGATGGGGATATGCAAGGTAATCAACAATGATCTTCAGGCCTCTCATCAGATACTTGTTCTTGAGATGGGGGCCCGGTATGAAGGAAATATTGATGAGCTCTGTAAAATAGCACAGCCGGATGTTGCGGTGATTACCAACATCGGAGTATCCCATCTGGAAAGTTTCGGTTCTGTTGAAGCCATAGCTCAGACCAAGTCAGCCCTGATCAGGCATCTCAAATCAGGGGGGACGGCCATTCTGAACGGAGATGATCAGAAAGTCAGGAATATGGCGGGTATGCGCTCTGATGTAGAGGTGATTTTTACCGGGCTGTCACCGGATCACAATCACATCCGAGCCCGCGACATCACCTATGATGAAAACGGATGTACGTTTGAAATGCAAGTTGTAAGTGACAAAGGAGTGCACGACTCATCGCTCAGGACGGGTTTGCAGGAGCGTATATCCATGTCATTGCTGGGGGAGCACAGTGTGATGAATGCGCTGCATGCCGCAGCAGCCGGACTCATAGCCGGGCTCAGGCCTGCTACAGTGCGCATAGGCTTGAGCAAGGCGGCGCCGGTAGAGCATCGCCTTGAATTGAAGAAGAGAAATGGCGTGCTTGTCATAGATGATGCATTCAACTCCAATCCGGTGGGCGCCCGCAACGCTGTTTCGGTGCTCAGCTCATTCCGGGCCGGGAAAAAATATGTCATTACACCAGGCATGATTGAGCTGGGAGACCGCCAGGATGAGGAAAACCGGGAATTCGGGAAATGGATGGCAAAACATCCGCCGGACCATGTTTTTCTTGTAGGACAGAATCAGACCCGGCCCGTTTTTGAAGGATTGACCCTGGGCGGGTACCCTGAAGGGAACATCACGGTGGTCAGCAGCCTGAATGAGGCCAACAGCAAGCTGCAGCAGAAACTGAAAGCCGGTGATGTGGTACTTTATGAAAATGACCTGCCTGACAGCTATTCAGAGTAA
- the ispE gene encoding 4-(cytidine 5'-diphospho)-2-C-methyl-D-erythritol kinase gives MTPADEAVWISRSCGKINLGLQILNRLPTGYHEIATGFCFINWSDRFEVTKAPSFRLSMSDDRLPADSSNLIIRALNKLRRYADFDDSWSVYVDKVLPFGAGLGGGSSNAATMLRMINKLSGLGLKTGDIQSFVSGLGADIPVFLHGKTAIGTGIGVQLDFQDIQPGAWILTVFPDIHVSTADAYQHCTPNPEPEFQLEHILLNEPLEEWRYLLFNDLEPWAIHQHPMIGNIKDQMYELGADYAAMSGSGSSVFGLFRQEFVAVDAYNRFIDWDLQANLTPPSFQPDFGIYQTM, from the coding sequence GTGACACCTGCAGATGAAGCTGTCTGGATCTCACGATCCTGCGGAAAAATAAATCTTGGATTGCAAATCCTGAACAGACTGCCCACCGGGTACCATGAGATAGCCACCGGGTTCTGCTTCATCAACTGGAGTGACCGTTTTGAGGTTACAAAGGCACCTTCTTTCCGGCTTTCGATGTCTGATGACCGGCTTCCTGCCGACAGCAGCAACCTGATTATCAGAGCACTCAACAAGCTTCGCCGGTATGCCGATTTTGATGACAGCTGGTCTGTATATGTCGACAAGGTGTTGCCTTTTGGTGCCGGACTTGGCGGGGGGAGCAGCAATGCCGCCACCATGCTGCGGATGATCAACAAACTGAGCGGACTTGGTCTAAAAACCGGGGATATTCAGTCATTCGTTTCCGGGCTGGGTGCCGATATTCCGGTATTCCTGCACGGTAAAACCGCCATTGGAACGGGAATTGGCGTGCAGCTTGATTTTCAGGACATACAACCCGGCGCGTGGATACTCACCGTTTTTCCCGACATTCATGTTTCAACGGCGGATGCCTATCAGCACTGCACCCCCAACCCGGAGCCGGAGTTTCAGCTGGAACACATCCTGCTGAATGAACCGCTTGAGGAGTGGCGGTATCTTCTGTTCAATGATCTTGAACCCTGGGCCATTCACCAGCACCCCATGATCGGCAACATCAAAGATCAGATGTACGAACTCGGCGCCGATTATGCGGCCATGAGCGGCAGCGGCTCATCGGTGTTCGGTTTGTTCAGGCAGGAGTTTGTTGCCGTTGATGCCTACAACCGGTTTATCGACTGGGACCTGCAGGCCAACCTCACTCCGCCCTCCTTTCAGCCTGATTTCGGTATTTATCAAACTATGTAA